A single window of Methanocalculus natronophilus DNA harbors:
- a CDS encoding diphthine--ammonia ligase yields MYAALTSGGKDSVLSIQLALDAGLDVEYIVTVRPDNPDSYMFHSSNLDAVRLIADRGNMKYIEIRSGGEKEEELLDLRDGLAELPITGLIAGAIESRYQFERVGAIAEAQNLALFCPLWQQDPEWIMEQVITRLDAILVVCAADGLSPDMLGSSIDETMLNTLRTISGKNRIHIAGEGGEYETLAVNAPFYHSPIRWSGEETRIYPGRSELILKGLV; encoded by the coding sequence GTGTATGCGGCATTGACATCAGGTGGAAAGGATTCTGTCCTCTCCATTCAGCTGGCACTGGATGCAGGACTTGATGTTGAGTACATCGTGACAGTCAGGCCGGATAATCCCGATTCCTATATGTTCCACTCATCAAACCTCGATGCGGTCAGGCTGATTGCTGATCGGGGCAATATGAAATATATTGAGATCAGATCAGGTGGAGAGAAGGAGGAGGAACTTCTTGATCTCCGGGATGGGCTTGCAGAACTGCCGATAACGGGTCTCATCGCCGGTGCGATAGAATCACGGTACCAGTTTGAGCGGGTCGGTGCGATTGCAGAGGCCCAAAACCTCGCACTCTTCTGCCCGCTCTGGCAGCAGGACCCGGAATGGATCATGGAACAGGTGATCACCCGCCTGGATGCCATCCTTGTGGTCTGTGCAGCAGACGGGCTCTCCCCCGATATGCTTGGATCATCAATTGATGAAACTATGCTGAATACGCTCAGGACAATCTCAGGCAAAAACAGGATTCATATCGCAGGAGAAGGGGGTGAATATGAAACACTGGCAGTCAACGCCCCCTTCTACCATTCACCAATCCGGTGGAGTGGGGAGGAGACAAGGATATATCCTGGCAGAAGCGAGCTGATACTGAAAGGGCTGGTGTAA
- a CDS encoding DUF2070 family protein gives MPERGGDVRIERLSRYIFTAPSWPRSLSYIVILGLLIDIALLQAKEPIWFFGTVAFTLPALVAFACTGPLIRLTGKELSWNRSALLAVTSGVFGVIVTACAAIGADSGFFLPITYATGLGIILSIRMPVLVAVSDYRLRRMVLPAALQSLGGVLAGYYYFGPEFVFWAAGLLCTFGAGSAIFIWLIDRPLKRSFGLSGLSFLNAFIAHMTDGSKALEDFFREIGEDVTVPQVSVGFSRKDREPVVLTVPNVHPGPMGEIGSANLPKVLHDNLDGEVLVAHGCATHDFNLVAESEAEKIIHALQGSFADLTFSEGASRPVRTRYRSVEILTQRFADSVMMVSTRSPERTEDIDYTIGALIMAEGHRWFSDVLFIDAHNCMTDVTSPVMHATSLGTEYHRAALAALEEAASAPLFPLAVGVSHHRLPFTRSEGFGDLGIQVLVTRVDGVTAAYVLFDGNNIQKGVREEIRLAIADLVDESEIMTTDTHVVNLVSGKNPVGHVIPAGEIIPHVRSAVSEALADCAPAEAGSSTTWCEGVIIFGSHRIAQFASTVNAMLIFIPPLSVGMLTLAFILSVLTFSVIAGIRA, from the coding sequence ATGCCTGAGAGAGGGGGTGATGTGAGGATCGAGCGGCTGTCAAGATATATCTTCACAGCCCCCTCATGGCCGCGTTCCCTCTCCTATATTGTCATTCTCGGCCTTCTCATTGATATCGCACTGCTTCAGGCTAAGGAGCCGATATGGTTCTTTGGAACAGTTGCCTTCACGCTGCCTGCACTTGTTGCATTTGCCTGTACGGGCCCGCTGATCCGGCTCACCGGAAAGGAGCTCAGCTGGAACAGATCCGCACTTCTTGCAGTTACTTCAGGTGTCTTTGGAGTTATTGTAACGGCCTGTGCAGCAATTGGCGCTGATTCGGGTTTTTTCCTGCCGATCACCTATGCAACAGGCCTTGGGATCATCCTCTCCATCCGGATGCCTGTGCTGGTTGCGGTCTCGGATTACCGTCTCCGAAGGATGGTGCTGCCTGCTGCTCTCCAGAGTCTTGGAGGGGTTCTGGCAGGCTACTACTATTTTGGCCCGGAGTTTGTGTTCTGGGCAGCAGGACTCTTATGCACGTTCGGAGCCGGGAGTGCGATCTTTATCTGGCTCATTGATCGCCCTTTGAAGCGGTCGTTTGGCTTATCAGGACTCAGTTTCCTCAATGCCTTCATCGCCCACATGACTGATGGGTCAAAGGCGCTTGAGGATTTCTTCCGGGAGATCGGCGAAGATGTGACAGTGCCTCAGGTGAGTGTTGGTTTTTCCCGCAAAGACCGCGAACCGGTGGTGCTGACGGTTCCAAATGTCCATCCGGGGCCGATGGGTGAGATAGGGAGCGCAAACCTTCCAAAGGTTCTCCATGACAACCTGGATGGCGAGGTGCTGGTCGCCCACGGGTGTGCCACCCATGACTTCAATCTTGTCGCAGAATCTGAAGCTGAGAAGATTATTCATGCGTTACAGGGTTCATTTGCAGATCTTACATTCAGTGAAGGGGCGTCACGGCCGGTCAGGACACGGTACCGGAGTGTTGAAATCCTGACACAGCGGTTTGCTGATTCGGTGATGATGGTATCGACGAGATCACCTGAGCGGACAGAAGATATTGATTATACAATCGGCGCCCTGATCATGGCCGAAGGCCACAGGTGGTTCTCTGATGTGCTCTTTATTGACGCACACAACTGCATGACGGATGTCACCTCCCCGGTTATGCATGCAACCTCGCTTGGAACCGAGTATCACCGTGCAGCACTTGCCGCCCTCGAAGAGGCAGCCTCTGCCCCGCTGTTCCCGCTTGCAGTCGGGGTGTCCCACCATCGTCTTCCCTTCACACGTTCTGAAGGGTTTGGGGATCTTGGCATCCAGGTGCTTGTTACCCGCGTGGATGGGGTGACTGCTGCCTATGTGCTCTTTGATGGCAACAATATCCAGAAAGGTGTCAGGGAGGAGATACGCCTCGCGATTGCTGATCTTGTCGATGAGTCAGAGATTATGACAACAGATACCCATGTGGTCAACCTGGTGAGCGGGAAGAACCCTGTCGGGCATGTGATTCCGGCAGGCGAGATCATCCCGCATGTCAGATCTGCTGTCTCGGAGGCGCTTGCAGATTGTGCACCCGCAGAGGCTGGATCATCAACAACCTGGTGCGAAGGCGTGATCATCTTTGGATCGCACCGTATAGCACAGTTTGCAAGCACGGTCAATGCCATGCTGATCTTTATTCCCCCATTAAGTGTCGGTATGCTCACCCTGGCGTTCATCCTCTCGGTTTTGACTTTCTCGGTGATCGCCGGAATACGTGCATAG